A window of Mangifera indica cultivar Alphonso chromosome 13, CATAS_Mindica_2.1, whole genome shotgun sequence contains these coding sequences:
- the LOC123194322 gene encoding pectinesterase-like has protein sequence MSTSATQVATSKRRKKLYFALFASLLIITAIVTIAAAVSSRNKSTLINDKIAAHPVVKSSCGLTFYPHLCFSALSTVPDAAAKITSPKDVIEMLLDITITAVQKNYFSIKKLTSTRSGRLTKREKAALHDCLEMVDETLDELHKIIEELQEYPAVNKSISQQAAELKILLSASMTNQETCLDGFSHDKADKEVRKALIEGQEHVFKMCSNALAIVKNLTDSDVAKEVETSGRHLGEVENEKGWPEWLSAGDRRLLQATTVTPDVTVATDGSGDYLTVSEAVEAAPESSSTRYIIKIKAGAYREDLEIPTKKINLMFIGDGRINTIITASKNVVDGSTTFNSATVAVVGTGFLARDITFQNTAGPSKHQAVALRVNADLSAFYRCGFIAYQDTLYVHSLRQFFVNCYVAGTVDFIFGNSAVVIQDTDIHARRPNAGQKNMVTAQGRDDPNQNTGIVIQKCRIGATSDLLPVIDEFPTYLGRPWKEYSRTVIMQTEISDVINPAGWFEWSGDFALDTLFYAEYANTGPGANTSNRVTWKGYRVITDASEVEMFTAENFISGDSWLNSTGFPYSLGL, from the exons ATGTCAACCTCCGCCACTCAGGTTGCCACgtcaaagagaaggaaaaaactCTACTTTGCCCTCTTTGCTTCACTCTTAATTATCACAGCCATAGTTACCATTGCTGCCGCCGTATCCTCCAGGAACAAATCCACTCTCATCAATGACAAAATAGCTGCTCATCCTGTTGTCAAGTCCTCCTGTGGCCTCACATTTTACCCGCACCTTTGCTTCTCAGCACTGTCAACAGTTCCTGATGCTGCAGCTAAGATCACCTCACCGAAAGATGTGATAGAAATGTTACTTGACATCACTATAACTGCAGTCCAGAAAAATTACTTCAGCATCAAGAAGCTCACTAGCACTCGTTCAGGCAGACTAACAAAACGTGAGAAAGCTGCTCTACATGATTGTCTTGAAATGGTGGATGAAACTCTTGACGAGCTTCACAAAATAATAGAGGAGCTCCAGGAGTATCCGGCTGTTAACAAATCCATATCCCAACAAGCGGCGGAGCTCAAAATCCTGTTGAGTGCCTCCATGACAAACCAAGAAACTTGCCTCGACGGGTTCTCTCACGATAAGGCTGATAAAGAG GTTCGTAAAGCATTGATAGAGGGTCAAGAACATGTCTTTAAAATGTGCAGCAATGCACTAGCCATAGTAAAAAACTTGACTGACAGTGATGTAGCCAAAGAGGTCGAGACTTCAGGGAGACATCTCGGGGAGGTTGAAAATGAAAAGGGGTGGCCTGAATGGTTATCAGCCGGAGATAGGAGGCTGCTGCAGGCCACAACAGTGACTCCTGACGTTACTGTGGCTACTGATGGGAGCGGCGACTACCTGACGGTGTCGGAGGCTGTGGAGGCTGCGCCAGAAAGCAGTAGCACTAGATACATTATAAAGATTAAAGCAGGGGCTTACAGAGAAGATCTGGAAATACCCACGAAGAAGATTAATTTGATGTTTATAGGAGATGGGAGAATTAACACTATCATTACTGCAAGTAAAAATGTAGTTGATGGGAGCACAACGTTCAATTCAGCCACTGTCG CTGTAGTCGGGACCGGGTTCTTGGCGAGGGacataacttttcaaaataCAGCAGGGCCATCGAAGCACCAAGCAGTGGCGCTACGTGTAAACGCAGATCTTTCAGCATTTTACAGATGCGGCTTTATAGCATACCAAGACACCCTTTACGTCCACTCCCTTCGCCAGTTTTTTGTGAATTGCTATGTAGCAGGCACAGTGGACTTCATCTTCGGAAATTCAGCAGTTGTTATTCAAGACACCGACATTCATGCTCGCCGCCCAAATGCCGGCCAAAAGAACATGGTCACCGCACAAGGGCGAGACGACCCGAATCAAAACACAGGCATAGTGATCCAAAAATGCAGAATTGGTGCAACTTCAGATCTACTTCCTGTAATTGACGAGTTTCCAACGTATTTGGGTCGGCCGTGGAAGGAGTATTCGAGAACAGTTATAATGCAAACTGAAATCAGTGATGTGATAAACCCAGCTGGGTGGTTCGAGTGGAGTGGGGATTTCGCACTTGACACATTGTTCTATGCAGAGTATGCAAACACAGGCCCTGGTGCGAACACATCAAATAGAGTGACATGGAAAGGGTACAGGGTTATTACTGATGCAAGTGAGGTGGAAATGTTTACAGCTGAGAATTTTATTTCTGGGGATAGTTGGTTGAACTCCACAGGTTTTCCTTACAGTCTTGGTCTCTGA